A window of Chitinophaga sp. MM2321 contains these coding sequences:
- the aqpZ gene encoding aquaporin Z: MNVSLSQKCIAEFFGTFVLVFMGCGSAVLAGAHVGFLGIAFAFGLSVLTMVYAIGHISGCHINPAITISMLVNGKISGKDAGAYIIAQIAGAIVASGLLFLVAQGKADYSLAANGLGQNGVEGGSPDHYSLMSGLIAEIVLTAIFLVVVHGSTSKNNHNGMFAGVAIGLSLTMIHIVGIPVTGVSVNPARSIGPALFVGGDALSHLWVFLVGPIIGGLLGGGIWRLYDRA; encoded by the coding sequence ATGAATGTTTCCTTATCACAGAAATGCATTGCTGAATTCTTCGGCACTTTTGTGTTGGTATTTATGGGTTGCGGCAGCGCCGTACTTGCCGGCGCACATGTTGGCTTCCTGGGTATTGCCTTTGCTTTTGGCTTGTCGGTATTAACGATGGTGTATGCTATCGGACATATTTCCGGTTGCCATATCAATCCGGCCATCACTATTTCTATGCTGGTCAACGGTAAAATTTCGGGCAAGGATGCAGGCGCTTACATCATAGCGCAAATAGCCGGAGCCATTGTAGCCTCGGGGCTGCTTTTTTTAGTGGCGCAGGGCAAAGCAGACTATAGCCTCGCCGCAAATGGACTGGGACAAAACGGTGTGGAAGGAGGTTCTCCGGATCACTACTCGCTCATGAGTGGTCTTATTGCTGAAATTGTGCTCACGGCCATTTTCCTGGTAGTAGTACATGGCAGTACCAGCAAAAACAACCACAACGGGATGTTTGCCGGCGTAGCTATTGGCTTGTCGCTGACGATGATCCACATCGTAGGCATCCCTGTTACAGGCGTATCTGTAAACCCCGCACGTAGTATTGGCCCCGCCTTATTTGTAGGTGGCGATGCGTTGTCACACCTGTGGGTATTCCTCGTAGGACCCATTATCGGCGGGCTTTTAGGGGGTGGAATCTGGCGGTTGTATGATCGTGCCTAA
- a CDS encoding type I asparaginase has product MSKILIIYTGGTVGMIYDDKTKALRPIGFNEIRNNLPELYRMGIDFYVYAFNPPIDSSDMQPEIWVELASIIEDRYDRYDGFVILHGSDTMAFTASALSFMLENLSKPVILTGSQLPIGKIRTDAKENIITAMEIACTRQNGGDASMVPEVCIYFDFSLFRGNRSKKYNAEKFEAFYTMNYPQLAEAGIDIKFKNQFILPPPLAPLKVHKELETNITVLKLFPGITRRAVEATLSVPGLKGVIMETFGSGNTNTQSWFIESIKKVIDNGAIVVDITQCDGGSVELGKYETSQHLVEIGVVSGHDMTFEAAVTKLMFVLGQGFSPSETRKQIETSLRGELTPIEVYEQ; this is encoded by the coding sequence ATGAGTAAGATACTAATCATTTACACGGGCGGTACCGTTGGTATGATCTACGATGATAAAACCAAGGCACTGCGACCGATCGGATTTAATGAGATAAGAAATAATTTGCCGGAACTATACCGGATGGGCATCGATTTTTATGTATATGCATTTAATCCGCCTATAGATTCATCAGATATGCAACCGGAGATATGGGTAGAACTGGCCAGTATTATTGAAGACAGATATGACCGGTACGACGGCTTTGTTATACTTCACGGATCTGATACCATGGCATTTACTGCCTCCGCATTGAGCTTCATGCTGGAAAATCTTTCGAAACCAGTGATCCTTACAGGCTCGCAACTCCCCATAGGCAAGATCCGCACCGACGCCAAAGAGAATATCATCACAGCCATGGAAATAGCCTGCACCCGGCAGAATGGCGGCGATGCTTCTATGGTACCGGAAGTATGCATTTATTTTGACTTCTCCCTTTTCAGGGGCAACCGTTCCAAAAAATATAATGCAGAGAAATTCGAGGCATTCTATACAATGAACTATCCCCAACTGGCAGAAGCAGGCATTGATATCAAGTTCAAAAATCAATTCATACTACCGCCACCGTTAGCCCCGCTGAAAGTGCATAAAGAACTGGAAACAAATATCACTGTACTCAAATTATTTCCCGGCATTACCCGCAGAGCGGTAGAAGCAACCCTGAGTGTACCAGGTCTGAAAGGAGTGATCATGGAAACTTTTGGCAGTGGTAATACCAACACCCAATCCTGGTTTATTGAAAGCATCAAAAAAGTAATTGACAACGGCGCAATAGTAGTAGACATCACCCAATGTGATGGCGGCTCCGTAGAACTCGGAAAATATGAAACCAGTCAGCACCTCGTAGAGATAGGCGTGGTAAGCGGCCATGACATGACCTTTGAGGCGGCAGTCACCAAGCTTATGTTTGTATTGGGTCAGGGATTTTCTCCCTCAGAAACCAGGAAGCAGATAGAAACATCGCTAAGAGGAGAATTAACTCCTATAGAAGTATATGAACAGTAA
- a CDS encoding TatD family hydrolase — protein MLWIDTHTHLYSEEFAADREEMVGRALAAGVDKLFLPNIDATSIDGMLQLEAQYPGQIFAMMGIHPCYVTTDVEGQLTLVKDWLQRRPFKAIGEIGLDFYWDKTLADQQYTAFREQLKLAREYSLPVSIHSREATRECINEVKALQDGRLSGVFHCFSGTAAEAREIIDLGFYLGIGGVVTFKKSGLDKILEEIDLAHIVLETDAPYLAPVPYRGKRNESAYLPLAGEKVADIKNLKIADVAAITSSNALKLFKML, from the coding sequence ATGCTTTGGATAGATACCCACACGCATTTGTATTCGGAAGAATTTGCGGCAGACAGGGAAGAGATGGTAGGACGTGCATTGGCAGCGGGGGTAGACAAACTATTTTTACCCAACATAGACGCCACTTCTATTGATGGCATGTTGCAGCTGGAAGCGCAGTATCCGGGACAGATCTTTGCCATGATGGGCATCCATCCCTGTTATGTAACAACGGATGTGGAAGGGCAGCTGACATTGGTAAAAGACTGGCTGCAACGGCGGCCATTCAAGGCTATCGGCGAAATAGGGCTGGACTTTTACTGGGATAAAACCCTGGCAGACCAGCAATACACCGCCTTCCGGGAACAGCTGAAGCTGGCACGGGAATATAGCTTGCCGGTATCTATTCACAGCCGCGAGGCTACACGGGAATGTATAAATGAAGTGAAAGCCTTACAGGACGGACGCTTGAGTGGTGTATTCCATTGCTTTTCGGGTACCGCAGCAGAAGCCAGGGAGATCATTGACCTCGGCTTTTACCTGGGTATCGGCGGAGTGGTAACGTTTAAAAAATCGGGCCTGGATAAAATACTGGAAGAGATAGACCTGGCACATATTGTTTTGGAAACAGATGCCCCTTACCTGGCACCGGTTCCCTACCGGGGCAAACGTAACGAAAGCGCCTACCTTCCACTGGCAGGCGAAAAGGTAGCAGATATAAAAAATCTAAAAATAGCAGACGTAGCCGCTATTACCAGCAGTAATGCCCTGAAATTATTCAAAATGCTCTAA
- a CDS encoding polysaccharide deacetylase family protein — MFYLTKTPGILKALYKSCTWSLSPVNNTVYLTFDDGPHPEATPFVLEQLEKYNAKGTFFCIGKNVVEYPAIYQQILEAGHATGNHTQNHLNGWKTSTDKYIANILEARKYIDTLLFRPPYGRITPFQIRQLKNKIPGVKIIMWDVLSGDFDTDIDGEACVQNVVFKMQPGSIVVFHDSTKAWDRLSYALPRVLEYCKKQGYKVESLF, encoded by the coding sequence ATGTTCTATCTGACAAAAACACCGGGTATCCTAAAAGCCTTATACAAGAGCTGCACGTGGAGTTTATCTCCCGTAAATAATACCGTATACCTCACCTTTGATGATGGTCCGCACCCCGAAGCCACACCCTTTGTACTGGAACAGCTGGAGAAATACAATGCCAAAGGCACCTTCTTCTGCATCGGTAAAAACGTGGTGGAATATCCGGCTATTTATCAGCAGATCCTGGAAGCCGGGCATGCTACCGGTAATCACACGCAGAATCATCTGAATGGCTGGAAAACCAGTACAGACAAGTATATAGCCAATATTCTGGAAGCCAGGAAATATATTGATACGCTTTTATTCAGACCACCTTACGGCAGGATCACACCTTTCCAGATCAGGCAGTTGAAAAATAAAATCCCTGGTGTAAAAATTATTATGTGGGATGTACTGAGTGGTGATTTTGATACCGATATTGATGGAGAAGCGTGCGTGCAGAATGTGGTGTTCAAGATGCAACCCGGCTCTATTGTTGTGTTTCACGACAGCACCAAAGCGTGGGACCGGCTGTCATATGCCTTGCCGCGGGTATTGGAATATTGCAAAAAGCAGGGGTATAAAGTGGAAAGCTTGTTTTAA